The Euphorbia lathyris chromosome 3, ddEupLath1.1, whole genome shotgun sequence genome contains a region encoding:
- the LOC136223493 gene encoding uncharacterized protein codes for MPTTTPTTPKSNRRGHESEKNRKNKLNNRASSFHGRIPTEAPEARVMRRPSTLPNLLGGRSLSSTAEAPPKLTKLLLNVTIQGSVGAVQVLMSPDSTVGDLISAAIRQYTKEGRRPIISVDPSRFDLHYSQFSLESLNREEKLITLGSRNFFLCPKKSAVDGGNGIETGISSRGGSISAATSSCSNEVEKAGKGSSPWLKFMDFLR; via the exons ATGCCGACGACTACGCCGACGACACCAAAGAGTAACCGTCGTGGACATGAATCGGAGAAGAATCGGAAGAACAAATTAAATAATAGAGCGTCGTCATTTCACGGGAGAATACCGACGGAAGCACCAGAGGCAAGGGTGATGAGGCGGCCAAGTACGTTGCCCAACTTGCTCGGAGGTAGATCACTGTCGTCCACCGCGGAGGCGCCGCCGAAGTTAACGAAACTGCTATTAAACGTGACAATACAAGGAAGCGTTGGAGCCGTGCAAGTTCTGATGTCGCCGGATTCCACCGTCGGAGATCTTATTTCTGCGGCAATCCGGCAATATACAAAGGAAGGCCGCCGTCCGATTATTTCTGTCGATCCTTCCAGATTTGATCTCCATTACTCGCAGTTCAGCTTAGAAA GTTTAAACAGAGAGGAAAAGTTAATAACGCTGGGATCGAGGAACTTTTTCTTATGCCCCAAAAAATCGGCGGTGGACGGTGGAAATGGAATCGAGACCGGAATTTCTTCCCGCGGTGGTTCTATATCCGCAGCAACTTCTTCTTGCTCAAACGAAGTGGAGAAAGCCGGCAAAGGTAGTTCCCCGTGGCTGAAATTTATGGATTTCTTACGGTAA